GAGACCCGCATTTCCCCACTTGTACGGATTAATAAATCTGGGTCACAAACCCCTTCTGTATAGAGGTGACGTTCAAATGTTGCCTCATCAATTTCATCTGGTTGAAGCAAACCTTGCTGTGCTTTATGAGCAATTGTACGGCACGCCTGTAAAATCTCCTGTCTACCTCCGTAATTGGTTGCGACGGTGAATTTTATACCGCGATTGTTTCTTGTTTCTTCCATTGAATGAGAAATTTCTTTTTGAAGCCCAAGAGGTAAAACACTCAAATTACCCACAAATCTAATTTGAACATTTTCCTTCATCATTTCACGCAGTTCTTGGCGCAAAACTCGCTGAAATAAAGTCATCAAAAAATCGACTTCTTCGGTTGGTCTTCCCCAGTTCTCAGTTGAAAAAGCATAAGCTGTTAGCGCTC
This portion of the Brasilonema sennae CENA114 genome encodes:
- the uppS gene encoding polyprenyl diphosphate synthase; amino-acid sequence: MTAQHTELRDLPSDLKQEFLPRHVAVIMDGNGRWAKRQGLPRIMGHKAGVDALKNLLRCCDDWGIGALTAYAFSTENWGRPTEEVDFLMTLFQRVLRQELREMMKENVQIRFVGNLSVLPLGLQKEISHSMEETRNNRGIKFTVATNYGGRQEILQACRTIAHKAQQGLLQPDEIDEATFERHLYTEGVCDPDLLIRTSGEMRVSNFLLWQIAYAEIYITEALWPDFNRNEFYRALCAYQQRERRFGKV